The Acidimicrobiales bacterium nucleotide sequence AGGCGACGGCGGCCGGCGTCGCGGGCGACGGCGTTGCGCCGCTCCCGGAAGCGCCGCTCGGTCGGTGGCCGCCCGGCGCGCGCCGGCTCGGGGGCGGGACGGCGCGCCGGCCGCTCGATCGTCGCGCCGGCCCCCCGGCGCGGCGGCGTCATCGGTCGAACCCGACGAAGCGCACCTCGGTCGCGAGGGTCACCCCGAGGCGCTCGGCGACGAGGCGGCACGCCGCCTCGATGAGGGCGGCGACGTCGTCGGCCGAGCCGCCGCTGTCGACGCCGATGAAGTTCGCGTGCTTCTCCGAGACGACGGCGCTCCCGACGCGCAGCCCCTTCGCCCCCGCCTCCTCGAGGAGGCGCCCCGCGGCGTCGCCGGGGGGGTTGGTGAACACCGAGCCGGCGTTGCGGCCGCCGGGCTGGTGCTCACGGCGCCAGGCGACGATCTCGTCGATCTCCTCGGCGAGGCGCCCGCTCGGCGCGGCGGTGACGGCGAAGGTGGCGGCGAGGACGAGGTCGTGAGCACCCACCGCCGAGTGGCGGTAGGCGAGGTCGAGGTCGCCGGCGGCGGCGAGGTGGCGCTCGCCGCTGTCGAGGTGCACGAGCTCCGCGGCGACGAGGCGGTCCGCCGTCTCGGCGCCGTGGCCCCCGGCGTTCATCGCCACCGCGCCGCCGACCGATCCGGGGATCCCGACGGCCCACGACATCCCCCCGAGGCCCGCCGTCGCGAGGCGCCGCGCGAGCACGGGGTAGGCGAGGCCGCCGCCGGCGGTGACGGTGGCCGCGGCGCCCTCCCCCGCGGGCGCGGCCGCGGGCAGCGCGAGCTCCTCGAAGGCGCCGCCGAGCGTGACGCAGAGGCCGTCGAAGCCGCCGTCGGCGACGAGCACGTTCGAGCCCTTCCCGAGCACGAGGAGCGGCACCTTGCTCTCGGCGACCGCGCCGACGACCGCCGCGAGGCCCTCTTCGTCGAGGAGCTCGACGTAGAGGGCGGCGTTCCCGCCCACCCGGTAGGTCGTGCGCGCACCGATCGGCTCGTCGCGCCGCGCGCGGGGACCGAGGCGCGCCGCGGCGAGGTCGACGGGGGCCTCCATCAGCCCGTCACCACCTCGAGGAGCTCGTCGGGGAGGCTCGTGAGGTCGCCGGCCGAGAGGGTGAGGCAGCAGTCGCCGGGGCGCAGCAGGCGCGCCAGGTAGCCGACGAGCTCGCGGCGGTCCGGGAAGTAGGCGGCGGTCGTCTCGGGGTGCGCGTTCAGCACCGCGTCGAGCACGAGCTTGGCCGAGACGCCCGGTCGCGGCGCCTCCCCGGCGCCGTAGATGCCGGTGATCACGACGACGTCGGCGTCGACGAAGGCCTCGCCGAAGTCGCCCCCGACGGACTCGGTGCGCGAGTAGCGGTGCGGCTGGAAGACGCAGACGAGACGCTCCCAGCCCCCGCCGCGCGCCGCCGCGAGGGTCGCGGCGACCTCGCCCGGAAGGTGCGCGTAGTCGTCGACGAAGGTGACGCCGCCCGCCTCGCCCCGGAACTGGAAGCGGCGGGCGACGCCGGCGAAGCGCGCGAGGGCGCGGCGGGCGGCGTCGGGATCGGCGCCCAAAAGGCGCGCCGCGGCGAGCGCGGCGGCGGCGTTGCGGGCGTTGTGCGCCCCGGGCACCGGCAGCGTGAAGCGGCCGAGGTCGCCCTCGGGGCCGATCAGGCCGAAGGCGATCTCGGCGCGCCCCGTCGTGAAGTCGCTCACCCGGTAGTCGGCGCCCTCGCTGAAGCCGTAGGTGACGGCACCCTCGGGGGCGAGGGCGCGCGCCCCGGCGTCGTCGGCGCAGACGACCGCGCCCGCGGCCTTTCTGAGGAACTCGGCGAAGCCCTCGGTGAGCGCGGCGAAGGAGCCGAAGTGCTCGAGGTGGTCGGGCTCGACGCTCGTCACCACCGCCACCTCGGCGGGCAGCTGCAGGAAGGTGCCGTCGCTCTCGTCGGCCTCGACGACGAGCCACTCCCCCTCGACGAAGGCGGCGTTGGTCCCGATCTCGTTCACCTCGCCGCCGATGATGAAGCTCGGCGAGAGCCCCGCCTCGAGGAGGACGAGGGCGAGCATCGAGCTCGTCGTCGTCTTGCCGTGGGTTCCCGCGACGGCGAGGGTGCGGCGCGTCGCGCAGATCGCGGCGAGCAGCTCGGCGCGGGCGTGCACCGGCACGCCGCGGCGGTGCGCCTCGAGGAGCTCGACGTTGCTCGAGGACACCGCGCTCGAGATCCCGACGTGCTCGGCGCCCGCGACGTTCGCCGCGTCGTGGCCGATCGCCACCGTGACCCCGAGGCCCCGCAGCCGCTCGACCGTCGCCGAGGCCTTCAGGTCCGAGCCGCTCACAGCGTGGCCCATCTGCGCGAGCACGGTGGCGATCGCGCTCATCCCGGCGCCGCCGATCCCGACGAGGTGCAGGCGGGTCGGGCGGGTGAGGTCGAGGCTCACGCCGCCGCCTTCGCGAGCTCGTCGATGAGCGCGACCACGCGGCTCGTGGCGTCGAGGCGCCCGACCGAGCGCGCCGCCCGCGCCATCTCCTCGAGGCGGCCCGGCTCGGCGAGGAGGGGGCCGAGGAGGGCCTCGAGGTGCTCGGCGGTCACCTCCGCGTCGTCGACGACGAGGGCCCCGCCGGCGCGCACGAGCTCGGCGGTGTTGCGCCGCTGGTGGTCGCCGGGGGCGTTCGGCAGCGGCACGAGCAGGCTTGGCGCGCCGATCGCGGCGAGCTCGGCAACGGTCATCGCACCGGCGCGCGAGACGACGAGCGCGGCGGCGCGAAAGAGCTCCGGCAGCTCGGCGGCAAAGGCCAAGAGGCGGTAGTCGAGCCCCGCTCCTCCGCCCGTGGCGATCCCGAGGGCGTCGCGCTCGGCAGCGACCTCGTCGTAGTTGCGGGCGCCGCAGACGTGCACGAGCACGAGGTCGTCGCGCGCCGCGAAACGTCGGGCGAGGCCGAGTGCCGCCTCGTTCAGCCGCCCGGCGCCGAGCGAGCCGCCGACGACGACGAGCACGGCGCGCCCCTCGGGGAGCTCGAGACGCGCCCGCGCCGCGCTCGGCTCCTCGGCGGCCGCCGCGAGCACCGCCTCGCGTAGTGGCGCCCCGGTGAGCACGCCGCGCGGCAGCGGCGCCGGGAAGGCCATCGCCGTGCGGGCGGCGAAGCGGGCGACGAGGCGGTTGGCGCCGCCGGGGATGGCGTCGAGGTTGACGACGAGGAGGGGGATGCGCAGCAGCACCGCGGCGAGCGAGCTCGGCAGCCCGGCGTAGCCGCCGAAGGTGACGACGACGCGCGGCCGGTGGCGCAGCAGCAGCGCACAGGCCTCGAGGAGGGCGAGCGCGAGGCCGCAGAGGGCGGGGACGTTCGACCAGGCGAGCCTGCGGCGGACCCCCCGCCCCGGGAGCAGGCTGATCGAGAAGCCGGCGTCGCCGATCGCTTTTCCCTCCATGCCACGGCGGGCGCCGACGAAGTGCAGCGCGGCGCGCTCGCGCCCCGAGCGCTCGAGCGCGCGGGCGAGCGCCAGCGCGGGCTCGATGTGGCCGCCCGTCCCGCCGCCGGTGAGGACGACCTCGAGGCGGCCCTGCCCCCTCACCGCCGCGCCGCCGCCGGCCGGGGGCGCGGCCGCGGCGCCGGCGCGGCGGGCGCCGGGCGGGCGGTGCGCAGCGTCGGGTTGCGGCCGATGTTCACGAGCAGCCCCACCGCCCCGAGGGTGACGACGAGCGAGGAGCCGCCGAAGGAGAGGAAGGGCAGCGGGATTCCGGTCTCGGGGAGGATGCCGATCACGCCGCCGATGTTGATCAGCGCCTCGCAGACGAGCCAGCAGGTGAGCCCGGTGGCGAGCAGGCTCGTGAAGCGGTCGGCGGCGCGCGCCGCGATCCGCAGGCCGAGGATGCCGAGGCCGACGAAGGCGAGCAGCACCGCGAGCGCGCCGATCAGCCCGAGCTCGTTGCCGATCACGGCGAAGATGAAGTCCGTCTGGGCGTTCGGCAGGAAGCCCCACTTGGCTACCGAGCCGCCGAGGCCGGTGCCGAAGAGGTGGCCCGAGCCGAGGGCCTCGAGGGACTGCACGACCTGGTAGCCCGAGGTCGAGGCGTGCGCGAAGGGATTGATGAACGAGAGGAAGCGCGAGCGCCGGTAGGGGGCGGAGAGGATCAGCAGGCTGCCGACGAAGAGCAGGCCGCCGAAGGTGACGCCGAGCACCCGCCGCTCGGTGCCCCCCGCGTAGAGGATCGCGGCACCGATCGAGACGAGCACGATCGCGGTGCCCATGTCGGGCTGCTTCAGGATCAGCAGCGCTATGAAGCCGAGCACCGTGACGACGGGGCGCACGACCACCTGCACGTGGTCGCGCGCCTGCTCGCGGCGGGCGACGAGGTCCGCGGCGAAGAGCGCGAAGGCGAGCTTCGCGAGCTCGGAGGGCTGCAGGCGGATCGGCCCCGCCCCGATCCAGCGCGAGGAGCCGCCCGCCGTGCGTCCGATGTGGGGGGTGAGCACCACGACGAGCAGCAGCACCGTGAGGATGAGCAGCGGCGCGGCGAGCTTGCGCAGCCGGCGGAGGTCGCCGCGCGAGCAGACGAGGAAGGCGACCGCCCCGAGGAGCGTCCACATCACCTGCCGCTCGAACAGCGCCCACGGCGAGCCGTAGGTGGCGATCGAGACGACCGAGGAGGCCGAGAGCACGATCACGAGGCCGAAGCCGGTGATCGCCGCGGTGAGCGCGCCGAGGCGCGCCGCGTCGCGTCGGCCGACGAGGGCGAGGTCGGTGGTGCGCGTCCTCGTCGTGCCGACCTCGGCCGCCGCCGCCCGCTCGCTGCGGCTCTCCCGCCGCGAGCCGTGCGCGGCGCGGCCCGAGGGCTCGTCGCGCACCGGGCGCTGGTGGCTGCGCGCGCTGCCGACGCCCGACAGCAGGCGGAGCACAGGCGTGCCGCGCACGCCGAGGAGGTCGGTCATCGCCCGCCCCCCGAGGCGACGGCGAGGGCGCGCACCTGGTTCTGGAAGTCCTCGCCGCGCGCCGCGTACGACGCGTACCAGTCGAAGGAGGTACAGCCCGGCGAGAGGAGGACGACGTCGCCGGGGCGGGCGAGCTCGCCGGCGGCGCCGATCGCCTCGGCCATCGTCGCCGCCCTGCGCAGCGGCAGGCCGGAGAAGGCGGCCGCGACCTCGCCTGCCGCCTCGCCGATCGCGACCACGGCGCGCAGCGTGGAGTCGCGCCGCGCACCGAGGGCGCGCGGGATGACGCCGAGGTCGAGGCCCTTGTTCTTCCCTCCGGCGATCAGCACCACGTGCTCGAAGCCGGCGAGGGCGGCGACGACGGCCGAGGGGGTCGTGGCCTTGGAGTCGTCGTAGTAGGCGACGCCGCCGCGCTCGGCGACGAACTCCACACGGTGCGGGGGGTGGTGCCATCCCTCGAGGGCGGCCCGGCAGCCCTCGGGGCTCGCCCCCGCGGCGCGCGCCGTGGCGAGGGCGGCGAGGGCGTTCGCCACGTCGTGCGGCAGGCGGCGGGGCAGCGCCGCCGCGGGGAGCAGCCGCTCGCCCCCCGGCCCGACGAGGAAGCCCGCGGACTCCTCGTAGTCACCGCCGGCGCCGAAGGTGACGCGTCGGCTGCGGGCCCCCGCCGCGGCGGCGAGCACGGCCGGGTCCTCGGCGTTCACGACGGCGACGTCGTCGGCCCCCTGGCAGGCGAAGATCCTCGCCTTGGAGGCGGCGTAGTCCTCCATCGTCGGGTGCCAATCGAGGTGGTCCTCGGCGAGGTTGAGGTAGGTCGCCACCGTGGGGGCGAAGGTGGCGGTGTACTTCAGCTGGAAGGAGGAGACCTCGGCGACGAGCAGCTCGGCGCGCTCGTCGTCGATGGCCTCGATGAGCGGGAGGCCGATGTTCCCCGCAGCGAGGGCGCGCCGGCCGGAGGCCACGAGCATCTCGGTGACGAGCTCGGTCACCGTCGTCTTGCCGTTGGTCCCCGTCACAGCGACCACTGGCAGCTCGGTGAGCGAGAAGGCGAGCTCGATCTCCGCGACGAGCTTCGGTGCGGTGGCGAGGCGGTAGATCGGGTGGCTCGGCGGGACGCCGGGGCTGACGACGACCTGCTCTGCCTCGGCGACGAGGCCGGCGAGCGTCCCCTCGTCGGGCGCCGCGACGAAAGCCACCCCGAGCACCTCGGCGACGGCGGCCATCTCCGCGCCGCCGGCGTCGTCGACGGCGGTGACCGCGCAGCCGCGGCGCGCGAGGGCGACGGCGACCGAGCGCCCGGTGCGGGCGAAGCCGACGACGAGGGCGCGCCGCGCGACGTGCCGCTTTGCGCCCATCAGCGCACCGCGTGCACGCCGAGCAGGAAGTCGGCGTAGAAGACCCCGAGGCCGATCGCGGCGAAGAGGGCGGAGAGAATCCAGAAGCGGACGATCACCGTCGTCTCGGGCCAGCCGAGCAGCTCGAAGTGGTGGTGGAGCGGCGCCATGCGCAGCACGCGGGTGCCGAAGCAGCGGTAGCTGATCACCTGCACGACGACCGAGAGGGTCTCGATCACGAAGAGGCCACCGAGCAGCGGCAGCAGCAGCTGCACGTTGAGCTCGAGGGCGAGGCAGGCGAGGCCGGTGCCGATCGCGAGCGAGCCCGTGTCCCCCATGAAGATGCGGGCGGGCGCCGCGTTCCACCACAAAAAGCCGACGCAGGCTCCGGCGATCGCCACCGCGGCGAGGGCGAGGTCGAGCGCGGGGTGCACCGCGTAGGTGGGGTGCCGGTAGACCCAGTAGGCGATGAGGGTGAGCGCCGTCGAGGCGAAGGCGGTGGAGCCGGCGGCGAGGCCGTCGAGGCCGTCGGTGAGGTTCACGGCGTTCGCCGAGGCGCTGATGATGAGGACCGCCCAGATCACCCACAGCACCGTGCCGAGGTGCACGCCGGGGACGCTGTAGCGGGTGAGGGACAAGGCGGTGCTCGTGTGCGCGAGGTAGCGGGCACCGAGCGCGAAGAGCAGGCCGATCGCCACCTGCGCGGAGAACTTGGCCCGCTTGTTGAGGCCGAGGCTGCGGCGCCGGCGCACCTTCAGCCAGTCGTCGGCGTAGCCGACGACGCCGGCGAGCATCACCGCGCCGACGACGAGCAGCCCGGCGGCGGAAAAGGGCGTCCCCGTGCCGAGGTGGCCGAGCAGGTAGGCGAGGACGATCGCGACGATCATCGCGATGCCCCCCATCGTCGGCGTCCCCGCCTTCAGGATGTGGCGCGCCGGGCCGTCCTCGCGGATCTGCTGGCCGACGCCGCGACGGCGCAGCGAGCGCAGCAGCATCGGCGTGCCGAAGCCGGCGACGAGGAGGGCGATGCCCCCCGCGGTGAAGATCGAGATCACTGTGGCGCGCGGGCCGCTCCCGCCCCGTCCCCCCGGTGCGCCGCGAGGCGCGCGAACTCGTCGCGGACCACCTCGCGGTCGTCGAAGCGCACGGCGCGGTCGGCGAACTGCTGGGTGGTCTCGTGACCCTTCCCGGCGACGATCACGATGTCGCCGGGGCGCGCCTCCCCGAGGGCCGCGGCGATCGCCCGCCGGCGGTCGATCTCGACGTGCAGCGCGGCGCCGGCCGGCATGCCGGCGCGGATCTCCTCGATCACCGTCGCGGGGGACTCCGAGCGGGGGTTGTCCGAGGTGAGCACGACGAGGTCGGCGAACTCGCACGCGATCGCGCCCATCGCCGGGCGCTTGCCGCGGTCGCGGTCGCCACCGCAGCCGAAGACGACGATCAGCCGCCCGTCGCCCCGCTCGCGGGGCTGGTCGCCCGGCGCGTTGAAGCGCGCCGCCCGCCGGGCGGCGCGCAGCACCTCCTCGAGGCCCGCCGGGGTGTGCGCGTAGTCGACGACGGCGGTCACCCCGTCGGGGCCGGCGATCGCCTCGAAGCGGCCCGGCACCGAGGGGGCGGCCTCGAGGCCGGCGACGATCGCGTCGGCGCTCACCCCGAGCGAGCGGGCCGCGGCCGCCGCGGCGAGGGCGTTGTAGACGTTGAACTCCCCGCCGAGGCCGAGGCGGATGATCCGCCCGCCGAGACGGAACGAGCTCGCCGAGACCCCGATCTCGAGGTCGCGGACGTCGCCGAGGGAGTAGCCGAGCATCGGGATGCAGGAGCGCTCGAGGAGGCGCCGCCCGTAGGGGTCGTCCGCGTTCACGACGCCGAAGCGCGCCCGCTCGGAGCGGAAGAGGCGGGACTTCGCCTCGAAGTAGGCCTCCATCGTCACGTGGAAGTCGAGGTGGTCCTGGGTGAGGTTGGTGAAGACGGCGACGTCGAAGGTGACCCCCTCGACGCGGCCCTGCACGAGCGCGTGCGAGGTGACCTCGATCGCGCTCGCCGCGCAGCCGGCGTCGCGCTGGCGGGCGAGCGCCCGCTGCAGGTGCGGCGCCTCGGGGGTGGTGCGCGCCCCGTCGAGGGTGCCGACGACCCCCGCGCGCCAGCCGTACTGCTCGAAGATCGCGCGCAGCAGGTAGGTGGTCGTCGTCTTGCCGTTGGTGCCGGTCACCCCGACGGTGCGCATCGCGGTGGCGGGGTTGCCGTAGAAGGCGGCGGCGACGCGCGCCATCGCCGGGCGGGCGGTCCCCGGCGGCACGACGAGCTGCACGCAGCCGGCGAGCTCGGGGCCGAGGGAGTGCTCGCAGAGGAAGGCGACGGCGCCGGCGCGGCGCGCCGCGGCGGCGAAATCGTGGCCGTCGACGCGCGCCCCGGGCAGGCAGCAGAACAGCGCCCCCGGCGTCACCTCACGGTGGTCGAAGGCGATCTCGCTCACGGAGACGCCGTGCGGGTCGCCGAGGACGGCGAGGGGGGCGGCGGCCTCCACGAGCTCGTCGAGCCTCACGAGAGCGGAGGTCGACATGACGGCGCGCCTCACTTCGCCACGGAACAGGTCGCGGGCGCTCCATCGGCGGCCCTCGGTGGAGCGATGCTGAAGTGGCGGAGCGCGTAGGACATGATCTGCGCCCACACGGGAGCCGACACGACGCCACCGTAGATCGTGTCGGGGTGGTTGAGGACCACGATCCCCGAGAGCTGCGGCGCCTGCGCGGGCACGAAGCCGACGAAGCTCGCGTTCCAGTCGCCGGGCACGTAGCCGAGCCCGGTCGTGTCGGGGACCTGCGCGGTGCCCGTCTTGCCGGCGACGCAGTAGCCGTTGATCCGGGCCTCGAGGGCCGTCCCGGTCTCGTCCTGTACGACGCCGCTCAGCATGGGGACCACCTCTGAGACCGTCGAGGCCAAGAGCGTGCGGTGCGTCGGCGAGGGCGGGAGGCTCTTCTCCTGGCCCGTGGCGTCGACCGTCGCCTTCACGATGCGCGGCGCGACCTCGACCCCGCCGTTGGCGACGGAGTTGTAGGCGTCGAGCACCTGCAGCGGGGTGACGGCGACGCCGGTGCCGATCGGCACCGAGCCGGCCGCGGAGCCGAGCCAGCTGCTCGGCGTGCCGATGATCCCGGGCGACTCGCCGGGCCATCCGAGCCCGGTGAAGTGGCCGAAGCCGAGGGTGCTGAAGGCCGAGGCGAGGCGGGTGAGGCCGAGGAGCTGGGAGATCTTGATCGTCCCGATGTTCGAGGACTGGGCGAGGATCTGGCGCACCGGGAGCTGCTCGGTGCCGTGCAGCTCGGCGTCCTGGAAGATGTAGCCCCCGAGCGAGAGGGCGTAGGGCACGGTGAACACCGTGTCGGGTGAGATCAGGTGGTCCTGGATCGCGAAGGCGATCGTCGCCAGCTTCATCACCGAGCCGGGCTGGTAGATCGAGGTCACCGCGAGGTTCTGCTGCGCCGGCCCGATCACCCCCTTCGCCCCGGTGACGAGGTCGACCATCGCGAGGATCGCCCCGGTGTGCACGTCCTCCACCACCGCGATCCCCGAGTCGGCGTGCGTCGCCTTCATCTGCGCCTCGACGTCGCGGGTCACCTCGACCTGCAGCGGCTCGTCGATCGTGAGGACGAGGCTCGCGCCCTGCACCGGCGGGACAACGTCGCTCGCCCCCGCGGGGAGGACGACGCCGCCCGGCGCCTCGGCCACGACCTCGCTCCCGGCGCGGCCGGAGAGCGACCCGTTCATCTGGTACTCGAGCGCGGCGTCGCCCTGGCCGGCGGCGTTCACCCCGCCGACGAGCGGCTGGAAGAGCTGGCTGCCGGGGAAGAGGCGCTGCGTGTCGGCCTGGAAGGTGATGCCCGAGAGGGTGAGGTTCTCGATCTTGGTCTCCGTGCTCGTCGGCAGCTCCTTGGCGAGCACCACGTACCCGTTTTGCTGGCTCAAAAGCGTGGTCAGCTTGCCCTGGCCGAGGTGCAGGTAGCGGGCGAGCTGTCGCGCCTCGCCGGCGGGGTCCGTGATCTGGAAGTCGTCGGCGACGACGTCGGCGCGCGGCACCGAGACCGCGAGCAGGTCGCCGCCGGCGTCGTAGATCGCGCCGCGGGTCGCGGGCAGGCTCACCTTCTGGTTCACCTCGCCCGCCGCGTAGGCGGCGTAGCGGGAGCCGTCGAGGACCTGCACGACGACGAGACGGATGATCAGCACCGCGACGACGAGGCACATCCCGATCCCGAGGACGCGGTGGTGGTGAGGGGCGCGGCGGGGCGCTCGGCGGGCCCCCGCGGGGCGGGCGCCGTTCACCGGTTGGCCGCGGCCGCGGCCTCGGCGACGGTGACGCCCGGCTGCACCGGGGTGAGGTAGGTCACCGTCGCGGGCGTGACCATGTGCAGGCTCCGCTCCGCGATCTTCAGCAGCGCGCCGGGGGCGGTGAGCTCCGCCCGCTGCAGCTGCAGGTTCTCGTTGGCCGCCGTCGCGCTCGCGAGGGAGGCGTTGAGGTTGTCGAGGCGCACCTGCTGGGAGGCGACGAGCGCCTGGCCGGTGACAACGACGAGCAGGGCGACGACGACGAAGGCCGCTGCGGCGAGCGCGATGAGGCGGGCGCGGCGGCGCTGGGTGCGCGCCGCGAGGCGCCGGGCGCTCACGACCGCGAGACGCCCTCTCGCCGAGGGGGCCTCCTTCTCGGCCGGGCGTACCGACGCGCGGGCGCGGGTCGCGTGCGGGCTGGCGGCGACGGCCATCAGTGGGGGTCCGGTGCGGGAAGGCGCTCAGCGGCGCGCAGGCGGGCCGCCTCGGCGCGCGGGTTGCGCTCGATCTCGGCCTTGCCGGAGAGGCGCGCGCCGCGGTTCAAGAGCCGGATCGTCGGCACCGCGCCGCAGACGCAGTCGAGGCCGGGCGGGCAGACGCAGCCACCGCTCGCCGCGCCGGCGAGGGTGCGCTTCACCAGCTGGTCCTCACCGGAGTGGTAGGCGAGGACGACGAGGCGACCGCCGGGGACGAGGGCGGCGATCGCCGCCTCGAGCGCCGGCGCGAGCAGGTCGAGCTCCTCGTTGACCGCGACCCGCAGCGCCTGGAAGACCCGCCGTGCGGGGTGGCCCCGGCGGCGGGCAGCCGCGGGGATCGCCTTCTCGACGACTGCGGCGAGCTCGTCGGTGCTGTCGAGGGGCCGTGCCGCGATCACCGCCCGCGCGATGCGGCGGGCGAAGCGCTCCTCGCCGTGCGCCTCGAAGAGGTCGACGAGGGTCTCCTCGTCGGCGCCGTTCACGAGCTCGGCGGCGCCGTGGCCGCGGCTCGGGTCCATCCGCA carries:
- the rsmH gene encoding 16S rRNA (cytosine(1402)-N(4))-methyltransferase RsmH, which gives rise to MSQEFRHVPVLLDEVLELFDAVPEGLVLDATVGGGGHAAAILERRPELQLLGIDRDPEAVVAATSRLAPFGARAKVVHARFDELAALVAEAGAPLVGALFDLGVSSFQLDAAHRGFSYRNPGPLDMRMDPSRGHGAAELVNGADEETLVDLFEAHGEERFARRIARAVIAARPLDSTDELAAVVEKAIPAAARRRGHPARRVFQALRVAVNEELDLLAPALEAAIAALVPGGRLVVLAYHSGEDQLVKRTLAGAASGGCVCPPGLDCVCGAVPTIRLLNRGARLSGKAEIERNPRAEAARLRAAERLPAPDPH